One Methanobacterium sp. genomic region harbors:
- a CDS encoding DUF1847 domain-containing protein, which produces MNCAVCPEKECRNGKDCLKLAEEMKELYGEREISLIKTAASVEAEYYMKKTRIEEIILFGEKMGYKKIGLAFCIGLEKESREIYSIFKEHFKVYSTCCKVCGIDKTEFDLDKIDKTRDETMCNPIGQASFLNKKKTDLNIIIGLCIGHDILFTEHSEAPVTTLAVKDRVLAHNPLGAIYSNYYRNKLNKSK; this is translated from the coding sequence TTGAATTGTGCGGTATGTCCGGAAAAAGAATGCCGAAATGGAAAAGATTGCCTTAAACTTGCAGAAGAAATGAAAGAACTTTATGGGGAACGTGAAATTTCTCTAATTAAAACTGCCGCTTCTGTGGAGGCAGAATATTACATGAAAAAAACCCGTATAGAAGAAATAATTCTTTTTGGAGAAAAGATGGGTTATAAGAAAATAGGACTTGCATTCTGTATTGGATTAGAAAAAGAATCCAGAGAAATATATTCTATATTTAAAGAGCATTTTAAGGTATATTCTACATGTTGTAAGGTCTGTGGAATTGATAAAACAGAGTTTGATTTAGATAAAATTGATAAAACCCGTGATGAGACCATGTGCAACCCTATTGGTCAAGCATCATTTCTAAACAAGAAAAAAACGGATCTTAATATTATAATTGGCCTTTGTATTGGTCATGATATATTATTTACTGAACATTCAGAAGCACCAGTAACTACTCTGGCTGTGAAGGATAGAGTACTTGCTCATAACCCTTTAGGAGCGATATATTCTAATTATTACAGGAACAAACTCAATAAATCAAAATGA
- a CDS encoding alpha/beta hydrolase, protein MGNAKQIYETGSVISKDGTKIGYRQMGSGPGIILLHGGVNASQHLMKLGTMLSDEFTVYIPDRRGRGMSGPVGADYSIEKEDEDLNALLKKTGAHYVFGTADGALFALHAAISNPAIRKVAAYEPLVFAGQPELEQFKTTIQHLNKNITEGKVAKATVDLTKDSVEFTKPIPDFMMVPLVKFILWINVRTVKGDDVSYQELIPTLRDELHLVEKTEGTLDDYKNVPARVLLLEGNKTQSLLKESLDALNEVLPHSNLIELKGLNHDSAQDYGKPEPIAQELKRFFL, encoded by the coding sequence ATGGGCAATGCAAAACAAATATATGAAACAGGTTCTGTGATATCTAAAGACGGTACTAAAATTGGATACAGGCAAATGGGCAGTGGTCCAGGCATTATTCTCCTTCATGGTGGTGTAAATGCGTCACAACATCTTATGAAGCTTGGAACTATGCTTTCAGATGAATTTACTGTATACATCCCAGATCGCAGAGGCCGTGGCATGAGTGGGCCGGTAGGTGCAGATTACAGTATAGAAAAGGAAGACGAAGATCTTAATGCTCTGCTTAAAAAGACAGGTGCACATTATGTCTTTGGAACGGCTGACGGTGCACTTTTTGCACTGCATGCTGCTATTTCTAATCCTGCCATCCGTAAAGTCGCCGCTTATGAACCTCTTGTTTTCGCTGGACAGCCTGAACTGGAGCAGTTTAAAACCACTATTCAACATCTAAATAAAAATATAACGGAAGGTAAAGTGGCCAAAGCAACAGTAGACTTAACAAAGGATTCAGTTGAATTTACTAAGCCCATACCTGACTTTATGATGGTGCCCCTTGTTAAATTTATACTGTGGATAAATGTCAGGACTGTTAAAGGTGATGATGTATCTTATCAGGAACTTATACCTACACTGCGCGATGAATTACATCTTGTGGAGAAAACTGAAGGGACACTTGATGACTACAAAAATGTGCCTGCAAGAGTTTTACTGCTTGAAGGTAACAAGACTCAATCTTTATTAAAAGAGAGTTTAGATGCATTAAATGAGGTACTGCCCCATTCTAATCTCATTGAACTTAAAGGCCTTAACCATGACTCAGCTCAAGATTATGGCAAGCCTGAGCCAATTGCACAGGAATTAAAACGTTTCTTTTTGTAG
- a CDS encoding nitroreductase family protein: protein MEKTDYYSTIFKRRSVKKYDQTPVDKKTLEEISNHIKSLKPMYNDIKTEVKIIPLEQVETKKKQAPHYMVIFSEPKGDYLVNAGYMLQQMDLFLSGNDIGSCWQGSPRPNEDVLKNSDLEFVIVMSFGNPKKSKPEELHRKGALDFKRKSLNEISTVKGADEIVEAARLAPSAGNSQPWFFTGNENIIHVYSSKPYAVKEHKAPRVQKYNTISIGIAVYHLQAALEHFGKKVAIVSDENAKTRAPENYEYVVSLKAE, encoded by the coding sequence ATGGAAAAAACTGATTATTATAGTACGATATTTAAAAGAAGGTCGGTTAAAAAGTATGATCAAACTCCAGTTGATAAAAAAACTCTAGAAGAAATTTCAAATCATATAAAAAGTTTAAAACCTATGTACAATGACATCAAAACTGAAGTGAAAATTATACCGTTAGAACAAGTTGAAACGAAGAAGAAACAAGCACCACATTATATGGTTATATTTTCAGAGCCTAAAGGTGATTACCTGGTTAATGCAGGTTATATGCTGCAGCAGATGGACCTTTTCTTATCTGGAAATGATATAGGCAGCTGTTGGCAGGGTTCTCCAAGGCCCAATGAAGACGTGCTGAAAAATTCAGATCTGGAATTTGTAATTGTAATGTCATTTGGAAACCCTAAAAAATCAAAACCAGAGGAATTACATCGAAAGGGTGCTTTGGATTTTAAGAGAAAATCCCTAAATGAGATAAGTACAGTTAAAGGTGCAGATGAAATAGTAGAAGCGGCACGTCTAGCTCCTTCTGCAGGTAACAGCCAGCCGTGGTTTTTTACAGGTAATGAAAATATAATCCATGTCTATAGCTCTAAACCCTATGCTGTAAAAGAACATAAGGCACCAAGGGTTCAAAAGTACAACACTATAAGTATAGGTATTGCAGTTTACCATTTACAGGCCGCGCTGGAACACTTCGGCAAAAAAGTTGCAATTGTATCTGATGAAAACGCAAAAACTAGAGCCCCCGAAAACTATGAGTATGTGGTCAGTTTGAAGGCGGAATGA
- a CDS encoding tetratricopeptide repeat protein, protein MRRIEGKFQLIIGIFFLAYSAYPFLTKASLVPYIFFAPLGIWNIIDGIFQRKSHQNRVYHPGMWIAMVLWSMVIVYIYLFQPAYVKDPVFYIYIIPFVIILALAVYEQKRIRKYQKAIKPYENAIKANPKDTTAWNNKGATIAKFKAYPAAIQCFNKAIELNPKEAAALYNIGVVLMELGNLQEALKYYNIAQDLDPGFKNAKKAGEMILEL, encoded by the coding sequence ATGAGAAGGATAGAAGGCAAGTTTCAACTGATAATAGGAATATTTTTCTTAGCATATTCTGCTTACCCCTTTTTAACTAAAGCATCCCTTGTACCATACATATTTTTCGCCCCGCTTGGTATCTGGAACATTATAGATGGGATATTTCAAAGAAAAAGTCATCAAAACAGGGTTTATCATCCAGGAATGTGGATTGCCATGGTACTCTGGAGCATGGTTATAGTTTACATCTACCTGTTCCAGCCAGCTTATGTAAAAGATCCGGTCTTTTATATTTACATTATACCATTTGTAATCATATTAGCCCTGGCTGTTTACGAACAGAAAAGGATAAGAAAATACCAGAAAGCAATAAAACCTTACGAAAATGCCATAAAAGCAAACCCTAAAGACACCACTGCATGGAACAATAAAGGGGCAACCATAGCTAAATTTAAGGCATACCCTGCAGCAATCCAGTGCTTTAATAAAGCAATAGAATTAAACCCAAAAGAGGCCGCGGCACTGTACAATATAGGCGTTGTCCTTATGGAACTGGGAAATCTTCAAGAGGCATTGAAATACTATAATATAGCCCAAGATTTAGATCCGGGATTTAAAAATGCCAAAAAAGCGGGCGAAATGATTTTAGAACTTTAA
- a CDS encoding DUF308 domain-containing protein has protein sequence MASDNLKTQKTFLKMRKEYDFSIEVVILMVFAVFMLVFGFLLFKIHTGDLPYAPDSTYGLFLVIVSFQIITMGKTPFGDFRRSWALIIIGICAAIIGMVACFVPGYLSGLVRMLVGIILFAGGIALLVQLFASKEKAKTWMKVPGILQQLTIACGIVYVITLISGLVTLFPGITTDPQTALILIIYGISFFYLSWCIHKVSKVYPEEQDDLLLNKLNSDSSKSKLFAFFQETSLHLTPAILLLLGVLLVLLGVLLFPVNLGLIPFSPDGQLGLLLVIIAIQMMALGSTPVGQYNRSWLLILIGIVFAALGIFSCIVPGILTDVLRIFLGVLNILGGVILLIKQFLPKLYEIRKPSSQLGEVPPIAKKLSFTQTLLNFVAIVFGLTMLLPYLIPGLIMAGILVINGMLLFLLAAILQKITMIGISGGQPAENPV, from the coding sequence ATGGCATCTGATAATTTAAAAACACAAAAAACATTTTTAAAAATGAGAAAGGAATATGATTTTTCCATAGAAGTCGTTATTTTAATGGTTTTTGCAGTATTCATGCTTGTATTTGGGTTTCTCCTGTTTAAAATTCATACTGGCGATTTGCCATATGCTCCAGACAGCACTTACGGCCTTTTCCTGGTCATAGTATCTTTTCAAATTATTACTATGGGTAAAACTCCATTCGGCGACTTCCGCCGTTCATGGGCACTTATTATAATAGGGATATGTGCGGCAATCATTGGAATGGTGGCCTGTTTTGTTCCAGGTTACCTTTCAGGACTCGTCAGAATGCTGGTTGGAATAATCCTTTTTGCTGGAGGGATTGCTCTTCTTGTGCAGCTTTTTGCATCTAAAGAAAAGGCGAAAACATGGATGAAAGTTCCGGGAATACTGCAGCAGCTGACAATTGCCTGCGGTATTGTCTATGTAATAACCCTTATTTCGGGTTTGGTAACACTGTTTCCAGGTATCACAACAGACCCGCAGACCGCATTGATTCTCATTATCTATGGAATTAGTTTTTTCTATCTTTCATGGTGTATTCATAAAGTTTCGAAGGTATATCCTGAAGAACAGGATGACCTTTTACTTAATAAATTGAATTCAGATAGCAGTAAATCAAAACTTTTCGCCTTTTTTCAGGAGACTTCCCTTCATCTCACACCTGCAATACTGCTTTTATTAGGAGTTCTCCTGGTACTTCTTGGTGTTCTTCTTTTTCCAGTAAACCTTGGATTAATACCATTTTCTCCAGATGGTCAGCTCGGCTTGCTTCTGGTCATCATTGCCATTCAGATGATGGCATTGGGTTCTACTCCAGTTGGTCAGTATAACCGTTCATGGCTGCTTATACTAATAGGAATTGTATTTGCGGCATTGGGAATTTTCTCATGCATCGTTCCAGGGATTCTAACTGATGTGCTTAGGATATTTCTGGGAGTTTTGAACATCTTGGGGGGAGTTATCCTGCTTATTAAACAGTTCCTGCCAAAACTGTATGAAATCAGGAAACCTTCATCTCAACTGGGTGAAGTGCCCCCTATTGCAAAAAAGCTTTCATTTACCCAGACTTTGCTGAACTTTGTGGCAATCGTTTTTGGTTTGACAATGCTTTTACCTTATCTCATTCCGGGCTTGATTATGGCAGGAATCCTTGTTATTAATGGAATGCTCCTTTTCTTATTGGCAGCTATTCTCCAGAAGATAACTATGATTGGAATTAGTGGTGGACAGCCAGCAGAAAATCCAGTATGA
- a CDS encoding DUF362 domain-containing protein — protein MDATGYYGKGTLVNSEIGKKETDSQGSPVCGARMDPSKAYAEIPELLQKVINEDNGDAWAAIVKKIDYIYAHVDHSLVYLDRETNFIEEVQSQVKYGKKLLFKPNLVGPQVIEPDTHGEDLGAPICTDWSVIAALMRWFHDKLSIDYHQMALGEASTSSLLCSTIFSQKAGKTVTSEAVFEGRCGDFYGGWGFYFVRRYLKEHHSESHTDDPMKGYEDSMAGRYLPPGKAEDRLMVYDLNKLDNTSMGRTVSVPEGENYSEITIHKIIIGGDPQNADDIRDYPGCVLINVPKLKIHAQDLITNAIKNLGIGLYPTQCHSSTGHKNTWEYAMPSSETPSFKGKLPHMPWVVEVDDDTNLPVKDENGNYVVTKTAGMPGTQADVIKAVQDQGVFMVHISDSINMINLNHNPEGIAVRIPEGYIWSSLDCVAMDLLCARYCFKTVLMSEGIELKKENNWITEFVHHVPVAKVEGKNIITIRGLDSPLFRYNLYRYVENRGVGQQQYYVTGWDSVTHTPLASLAGHLGRIENTMFIELMTENMYYNPSCMLWDMQKTILSYAEAHDTLNGSSIFKEFMDGFDENGDGIIDYDENGRKGIWTPGFSIMSYALDIQITDDYGTLKGPFYQNANFALKYTNENWNPHGHNFSEEYLLVWIATIAYELSKSETISEDPFVPGMNWGNGMWPSWQLARWTLLSNNIYGAQLLDQVSLGSLYGMAFSYADKTGNDGLYTGSIDQTESNHSAINTYFEEVSNGADLLDFILYVPVGLGSIGGVKIPNVEETDNLEKIFTAHFNRGQEIW, from the coding sequence ATGGATGCAACAGGATACTATGGAAAAGGAACTCTCGTAAATTCAGAGATCGGGAAAAAAGAAACGGATTCACAGGGATCACCAGTTTGTGGTGCCAGGATGGATCCTTCAAAAGCATATGCTGAGATTCCTGAACTGCTTCAGAAGGTAATCAATGAGGATAATGGGGATGCGTGGGCAGCCATCGTGAAAAAAATTGATTATATTTATGCCCATGTTGATCATTCACTTGTTTATCTTGACAGGGAAACGAATTTTATCGAGGAGGTACAGTCACAGGTAAAGTATGGAAAAAAATTGTTATTTAAGCCTAACCTCGTTGGACCGCAGGTTATTGAACCAGATACGCATGGTGAAGATCTGGGTGCCCCCATCTGTACAGACTGGTCAGTAATAGCTGCTTTAATGAGATGGTTCCACGACAAACTCTCCATTGATTACCATCAGATGGCGTTAGGTGAAGCTTCTACATCTTCCCTTCTTTGCTCAACAATTTTTAGCCAAAAAGCAGGAAAAACAGTCACATCTGAAGCGGTTTTTGAAGGGCGTTGTGGAGATTTCTATGGTGGATGGGGTTTCTACTTCGTTCGCCGGTATCTTAAAGAACATCATTCAGAGTCCCATACTGACGACCCTATGAAAGGCTATGAAGATAGTATGGCTGGTAGATATTTACCTCCGGGTAAAGCAGAGGACCGATTAATGGTCTATGATTTAAATAAGCTAGACAATACATCCATGGGAAGGACAGTATCTGTTCCTGAGGGAGAGAATTACTCGGAGATTACCATACACAAGATAATTATAGGGGGTGATCCTCAAAATGCTGACGATATTAGGGATTATCCGGGGTGCGTCCTGATCAACGTCCCTAAACTGAAAATCCACGCCCAGGATCTTATTACCAATGCCATTAAAAATCTTGGTATAGGTCTTTATCCAACACAGTGCCACTCAAGTACTGGACATAAGAATACATGGGAATATGCAATGCCCTCTTCGGAAACTCCGAGTTTTAAAGGGAAGCTGCCGCATATGCCGTGGGTTGTGGAGGTGGATGATGATACTAACCTTCCAGTGAAGGATGAAAATGGGAACTATGTTGTTACAAAGACTGCAGGAATGCCTGGAACTCAGGCAGATGTTATAAAGGCGGTTCAGGACCAGGGCGTTTTTATGGTGCATATTTCTGATTCAATTAACATGATCAATCTTAACCATAACCCTGAGGGTATCGCTGTCAGAATTCCTGAAGGATATATTTGGTCGTCCCTTGACTGCGTTGCAATGGACCTTTTATGCGCTAGATACTGCTTCAAGACTGTTTTGATGTCTGAAGGAATTGAGCTAAAAAAGGAGAACAACTGGATCACAGAGTTTGTACACCACGTTCCAGTGGCAAAAGTGGAAGGAAAAAATATAATAACTATCAGAGGACTTGATTCACCTCTCTTCAGGTATAACCTGTATCGTTATGTTGAAAATAGAGGTGTAGGGCAGCAGCAGTACTATGTTACTGGTTGGGACAGTGTAACGCACACTCCATTGGCTTCTCTGGCAGGTCATCTTGGTAGAATTGAAAATACAATGTTCATTGAACTGATGACGGAGAACATGTATTATAATCCAAGCTGCATGCTGTGGGATATGCAAAAAACCATTTTGAGCTATGCAGAAGCGCATGATACCTTAAATGGGTCATCGATTTTCAAGGAATTCATGGATGGTTTTGATGAAAACGGTGATGGTATCATTGATTACGATGAGAATGGAAGAAAGGGAATATGGACTCCTGGTTTCAGCATAATGTCCTATGCTTTGGATATTCAGATAACAGATGACTATGGAACACTCAAAGGGCCTTTTTATCAGAATGCAAATTTTGCACTCAAATATACCAATGAAAACTGGAATCCGCATGGGCATAATTTTTCTGAGGAGTACCTGTTGGTATGGATCGCCACTATTGCGTATGAACTGTCAAAGTCTGAAACAATTAGTGAGGATCCCTTTGTTCCTGGAATGAACTGGGGAAATGGAATGTGGCCTAGCTGGCAGCTTGCAAGGTGGACTTTGTTATCAAATAATATTTATGGTGCTCAGTTATTAGATCAAGTCAGTCTTGGCTCTCTTTATGGGATGGCATTCAGCTATGCAGATAAAACTGGAAATGATGGTTTATACACTGGAAGTATTGATCAAACTGAATCAAATCACAGTGCTATCAACACATATTTTGAGGAGGTTTCTAATGGGGCAGATCTTTTAGATTTCATTCTCTATGTACCAGTAGGCTTGGGAAGCATTGGTGGTGTTAAAATACCTAATGTAGAAGAGACTGATAATCTTGAAAAGATATTCACTGCTCATTTCAATCGTGGTCAGGAGATATGGTAA
- a CDS encoding SDR family oxidoreductase: MSNLEYYADKICIVTGGNSGIGYALCEELLERGAIVYMAGRNPEKVAGAAGQLSKYEDRIHTVIVDVTVQEQVENAIKGIVAEAGRLDFLFNNAGVGGTLPFEDATLDDWKTIIDTNLWSVIYGAHTAVPIMAKQGFGHIINTSSIAGIIPFPFQALYSLTKFGVSALTECLKYEYAEKGLYFSTICPANIATPIFKKSIDGKTHDEAKIPEDAYPVDKAAVYILDRVCEQKGIIIVPEEPYTEYWKSYVMGKSEVEELLLQMAHDRRESYEKKGSYF; encoded by the coding sequence ATGAGTAATTTGGAGTATTATGCGGATAAAATTTGTATTGTAACTGGTGGAAATTCAGGTATTGGATATGCATTGTGTGAAGAGCTTTTAGAAAGAGGAGCTATCGTCTATATGGCCGGACGTAATCCTGAAAAGGTTGCAGGTGCTGCGGGACAACTTTCAAAATATGAAGATAGAATTCACACAGTTATTGTGGATGTGACAGTTCAAGAACAGGTGGAAAATGCCATTAAAGGCATTGTTGCTGAGGCAGGTCGTTTGGACTTCTTATTTAACAACGCAGGAGTTGGAGGTACACTGCCGTTTGAAGATGCTACACTTGATGATTGGAAAACTATTATTGATACCAATCTCTGGAGTGTAATTTATGGCGCCCATACTGCTGTGCCTATCATGGCAAAACAGGGATTTGGACATATTATCAATACCAGTTCCATTGCAGGAATTATTCCGTTCCCCTTCCAGGCGTTATATTCTCTTACAAAATTTGGTGTCTCTGCCCTTACGGAGTGCCTTAAATATGAGTATGCAGAGAAAGGCCTCTATTTTTCAACCATTTGTCCGGCTAATATTGCAACACCTATATTTAAAAAATCAATCGACGGTAAAACTCATGATGAAGCAAAGATTCCTGAAGATGCATATCCCGTGGATAAAGCAGCGGTCTATATTTTGGACAGGGTTTGCGAGCAAAAAGGGATTATCATAGTGCCGGAAGAACCATATACAGAATACTGGAAAAGCTATGTCATGGGAAAATCTGAAGTAGAGGAGCTTTTATTACAAATGGCCCATGATCGTAGAGAATCTTACGAAAAGAAAGGATCATACTTCTAA
- a CDS encoding acetoacetate decarboxylase family protein translates to MFKTQKNFTYLMPAHFGGGKFDPEAKLTQKSTALLIRYETDQKLLENYIPEGFELRSPEIQVAFNKFTEINWMQGGHYNLIDVSAPVRFNGKKEQLDGNYSLVVWENNTTPILGGREQTGIPKIFADIEDLHILKPHYATTASYAGNTFLNMNFEATWELTGDEFEQAKAQSLSLNTIGWRYIPKVGVPGAELSQFILYPQGMEMETAQIGNASLKWTEMTPMQNPAQFHIINSLAALPIKKITNAIFSEGNATLRAFGARILE, encoded by the coding sequence ATGTTTAAAACGCAAAAAAATTTTACATATTTGATGCCGGCTCATTTCGGCGGAGGTAAGTTTGACCCTGAGGCCAAACTTACCCAGAAATCAACAGCTCTGTTGATAAGATACGAAACTGACCAAAAACTTCTTGAAAATTATATTCCTGAAGGATTTGAATTAAGGTCTCCTGAGATTCAGGTTGCTTTCAACAAATTCACTGAGATTAACTGGATGCAGGGCGGACACTATAATCTGATCGATGTTTCAGCGCCGGTCAGATTTAATGGGAAAAAGGAACAACTGGATGGGAACTATTCTCTGGTGGTCTGGGAAAACAACACTACACCTATCCTTGGAGGACGTGAACAAACAGGAATTCCTAAAATTTTCGCCGATATTGAAGACCTGCATATTCTAAAACCCCACTATGCCACCACTGCCAGTTACGCTGGAAACACTTTTTTAAACATGAATTTTGAAGCTACCTGGGAGCTGACTGGTGATGAATTTGAACAGGCAAAAGCACAGTCTTTGTCTTTAAACACCATTGGGTGGAGATATATCCCTAAAGTTGGAGTTCCGGGGGCAGAATTAAGTCAGTTTATCCTTTATCCTCAAGGCATGGAAATGGAAACAGCACAAATTGGAAATGCCAGTCTTAAATGGACTGAAATGACTCCAATGCAAAATCCCGCTCAGTTCCATATAATCAACAGCCTCGCTGCTCTACCTATAAAAAAGATAACTAATGCTATATTTTCAGAGGGGAACGCGACTCTCAGGGCATTTGGTGCTAGAATCTTGGAATGA
- a CDS encoding dihydrofolate reductase family protein, which produces MRTVVYIATSLDGFIARPDGDIEWLVNIPNPDNSDFGYGEFIAGIDAILMGRNTYETALSFEPWPYNRPVFVLSNILENVPPELEGKAEIVNGNLKDILKCLEARGIKNLYVDGGRTIQSFLKEDLIDEMIITTVPILLGEGIPLFGHLDADLRFKCEKVEFISEYLVKHYYKRDKIEWKNK; this is translated from the coding sequence ATGAGAACTGTTGTTTATATTGCAACAAGTCTTGACGGGTTTATTGCCCGGCCGGATGGAGATATAGAATGGCTAGTTAATATTCCCAACCCAGATAACAGCGACTTTGGGTACGGTGAGTTTATAGCAGGGATTGATGCGATTTTAATGGGCCGAAACACCTATGAAACAGCGCTAAGTTTTGAGCCATGGCCATATAATCGACCAGTATTTGTTTTAAGCAATATTTTAGAGAATGTTCCTCCAGAATTAGAGGGCAAAGCAGAGATTGTTAATGGAAACTTAAAAGATATATTGAAATGCCTTGAAGCTAGGGGAATCAAAAATTTATATGTCGACGGCGGCAGAACCATCCAGTCATTTTTAAAAGAAGATTTAATTGATGAAATGATAATTACCACGGTGCCGATTTTACTGGGTGAAGGTATTCCTTTGTTTGGGCATTTAGATGCAGATTTGAGGTTTAAGTGTGAGAAGGTCGAGTTTATAAGTGAGTATCTGGTTAAGCATTATTATAAGAGAGATAAGATAGAATGGAAGAATAAATAA
- a CDS encoding PAS domain S-box protein, producing MGENSPEKTLSELKESKNILKEFIESFSKSESVIDMGSHVIIPKQTFKSLKESQKNYKTLFELSPTYTVLLGLDGTIKNFNKKTELFAGMPREKLIGIPFTELDFVPEVEMNAHVERISKLAKGELVEPFESRIVEPNGKIHWIEVHSTLLKKGNEPHGILVSCNDITERKKTENALKESEEKFRQIAENMGEVFWVIDPKTGEVIYVSPVYQWVWGRTCQSLYENHESWIEAIHPGDRDRTVEMIWNGFDNADEAKDGFEYRVIKPDGKIIWVWMQSFLIRDESGEISRIVGVASEITGYKKAEQEIKALLDELKRSNEELQQFAYVTSHDLQEPLRTIASFTQLMERRYKGKLDEDADEFMDYIVDASVRMKQMIMDLLEYSRVGTKQEMYRTIDIESKLNDVLVNLNDLIERSRAEITHDSLPVVFGDESQLLLLLQNLITNAIKFRKENEPPRIHISAVKDPEKNEYVFSIADNGIGIEEQYFGRIFTIFQRLHTREEYQGTGIGLSVAKRIVERHGGMIWVESEFGEGSTFYFTIPINL from the coding sequence ATGGGGGAAAATTCACCTGAAAAAACTTTAAGTGAACTCAAAGAAAGTAAAAATATTTTAAAAGAGTTTATTGAATCATTTTCTAAATCAGAATCTGTTATAGATATGGGGAGCCATGTAATTATTCCCAAACAGACTTTCAAATCTTTAAAAGAAAGCCAAAAAAATTATAAAACTCTTTTTGAATTATCTCCTACTTACACAGTTCTCTTAGGATTAGATGGCACAATTAAAAATTTTAATAAGAAAACAGAATTATTTGCAGGGATGCCGCGGGAAAAGCTAATTGGCATACCTTTTACCGAGTTAGATTTCGTGCCTGAAGTGGAAATGAATGCACATGTTGAAAGGATTTCTAAACTAGCAAAGGGCGAACTGGTTGAACCATTTGAATCAAGGATAGTAGAACCGAATGGTAAAATTCACTGGATTGAAGTCCATTCAACTTTACTTAAAAAAGGAAATGAACCTCATGGCATTTTGGTGAGTTGTAATGATATCACTGAGCGTAAAAAGACAGAAAATGCATTGAAAGAAAGTGAAGAGAAATTCAGACAAATAGCAGAGAATATGGGGGAAGTGTTCTGGGTCATCGACCCTAAAACAGGTGAAGTGATATATGTAAGCCCGGTGTACCAGTGGGTATGGGGCCGTACCTGTCAGAGCTTATATGAAAACCATGAATCCTGGATCGAAGCTATACACCCTGGAGACCGGGATCGAACGGTTGAAATGATCTGGAACGGATTCGATAACGCTGATGAAGCCAAGGATGGTTTTGAATACCGCGTAATAAAGCCTGACGGCAAAATTATATGGGTATGGATGCAGTCCTTTCTTATCCGGGACGAATCAGGGGAAATATCTCGGATTGTAGGTGTTGCATCGGAGATCACAGGATACAAAAAAGCAGAACAGGAAATTAAGGCACTTTTGGATGAACTCAAGCGTTCAAATGAGGAATTACAGCAGTTTGCATATGTCACGTCCCACGACCTGCAGGAACCGCTCAGGACAATTGCCAGTTTCACTCAGTTGATGGAGAGGCGTTACAAAGGAAAGCTTGATGAGGATGCTGATGAGTTCATGGACTACATCGTGGATGCGAGTGTGCGGATGAAACAGATGATCATGGATTTGCTGGAGTACTCGAGGGTCGGAACAAAACAGGAAATGTACCGGACCATAGACATAGAATCCAAACTAAACGATGTGCTTGTTAACTTAAACGATTTAATTGAAAGAAGCCGTGCTGAAATTACGCATGATTCTCTTCCAGTGGTATTTGGTGATGAGAGCCAGCTTTTATTGTTGTTGCAAAATTTAATTACAAATGCCATAAAATTTAGAAAAGAAAATGAACCTCCAAGAATTCATATTTCAGCTGTCAAGGACCCTGAAAAGAATGAATATGTGTTTTCAATTGCTGATAATGGAATTGGTATAGAAGAACAGTATTTTGGCCGTATTTTTACTATATTCCAGCGTTTACATACAAGAGAGGAGTATCAGGGAACTGGAATTGGGCTTTCCGTTGCGAAGAGGATTGTTGAAAGGCATGGGGGCATGATTTGGGTCGAGTCTGAGTTTGGTGAGGGGTCAACGTTTTACTTTACTATTCCAATCAACCTTTAA